In Setaria italica strain Yugu1 chromosome IX, Setaria_italica_v2.0, whole genome shotgun sequence, the genomic stretch ATCGAACCAAAAGCAAAAGAACAGCACACTCAGTCATCACTTTCACTACCAACATTTATTGGTGGGAAAAAAAGATTTAAACTCCATTGAAAGTGTGTGTAAGTTCATCACCCAAAAAAGCTGCCAATCAGCTTGTCTAACTATGTTCATGCAAGCGCCGGGGTGGGAGTGCAACCAGTGGCGACTTCAGATGTCTTTTGTACGGAGCTGTACTTCTTTGTGATGAACCTGAGATATTACATTAAACAGTTCGATCATTAACTATTCCGTTCATACTGCAGATATTAGTCCTTACACATTGATGATTAGTGCAAAGGCCAGAACTATACTTTACCTAAAAAAAACTTAACAACTAGGTCCAGTTAATTGCATGTGTAGTACCATTTTGGGCATAAGAAGAATGCATGGTGGAAGCTAGTGCCTAATGCTACAAAAGCTGCACTATATAACATATTTTTCTAACTGGTGAAACAATTGAACTTCAGTTTAAGATGCAGATGAAATGAGTCCAAGAAGCATTTTATTGTCTCTGTACTACAAGTTTGCACAGGATTTACAAGATAATGCTGGGATATCACTTTGTGCATAACGAATATTTGTGCTAACTGATAATCTGATTCAATAGTATGATACTATGATGCAGTATTTGAATTTCATATGCAAGCATGGAATGAATACTCATGCATACATGATGACTCACAGTATTGTCTTTAGAGTTCACACTTTGTGTTGGTTATTTCATATCCTCTACGAGACATGGGCACTCAGCTCAGTTAGTCATCTCAAACACAGAGGGTAAGAGACACATACCTGAAGAAATCTCTCCATAGCAACTCAAACATTAACCAATTTGTCCCAGCATCAGATGTGCCATCATCATTCTTGGGTGTTGACCCAGAAGGAATTGCTCTGGGAGGACAAGAATTGCTAATTATATACAGGAGCAAATTTATATTGTGATGAACTTCTGTTCAGCTAACTTGCATACCTAGTAGCATGCTTCTTCAACTCTTCATACATGAACCGTGGAGAGAGGCAACCCGTAGCAAGCCATGGTGAAATTTTGCAGGAGAAATTAGCACCATATATGCTATCTCGGGTATTGCTTTTGTCTACTTTGTTTGGCTGCATAGAGCATTCTGCAGCGAACTTCTTCAACCTCTCCAGAGCTTCTGCCTCACCACCAATAAGAGTAGAGCCGACAGCAGGTTTGGAGTCCTAAATGATCAAATAATTAAATGTAGAGATCAGGACGCACTGCAGAGAATGGATCTTTGGTGTGAGCTACAGAAAACTATGGCCATGGCACTAACATAAATTATTTAAAAGATACGATCCAATCCAATCACCAGTGTCACTGTCCACATTAACAACTGACCagccttttttcttctttgggAAGTAAGACACTCAGCATTTCACTTCGACATTGATGTCGAGGTCCCTTTAAGATGTCAATGTAGTTCTACATATTCTTCCCAAAACAACCAATAACATAAAACTACAGGTTTACACTGTCCCTAAATCAAGGGGGCGGTATTTCACAGCACAAGATGCAAAAGACCAAATGCACAAGTTGCCAATGTGACTCAGTTCCAAAGCTCCAAAATGTGAAATCTTTTTGGAGATGTCATTATCGTGGAGAACAAAGATAACTGCTAATGCACATGAAGGTGAGATAATGATAAACAATTCAATCGCAGAAAGAGTGGAATTTTGGCATTTCTCTTTGAGACAAAACCGCAAACTTCTTTTACCATCATACCATAAAAATAATTGTACTACTGGTTTGTCCTGTGCTCCTCAGACAATCCTATCACAGCTGTGAACAGAAATGGATTAAGAGAGCACTAGCACTACACATTCATAATAGGACCATGACAACCTAAACAAATGACAGGACTAAAATTTCATATCCAGTTTCAGTTCATCACTATCAAAGATTCAGCATACCTAAGATATGTCCAAGTCTCCAAGAGTTGGATATTTTACAACAAAATCTAGCTAAATGGTCAATGGCACTAAAACATGCTATAATTAGCAACTTCCATCCACTTCTAGTTCTAGAAGTACAATGTACTGGAAAGTACCAGTGTACCACAAACTTTTACCACATTTAGAGACTAAATTGTCATGATTCTGAACTGAGCGAAAGATCTAAAATCTAAATGCCGACTAACCTGTGGCATGGCTGGTGGCGCAGTGAGCCCGAGCTCGGCAAGCGTGGGGATGTCCCCAGGCTCGAGCACGTTCTTCATGGGAACGCACTTAACCTCCTCCGGAGCCTCGAGCACCTTCCTGACCTCTAAGCCCTTAACGGCCTCCCTGAAGCCGCCATAGTTGGATGGCATGTCCTCGAGGCGGAAGGGCAGGTCCTCCACATGGTAAAGCGTGCTACCCCAGAAGTACTTCACGTTGATGCCTTCCTTCTCCACGGCCTTTTGCACCCTCTCCTCGGCGCGGCACTCGTCCCGCGACACCTCCCCATGCGCGTACACAgcctccgcgcccgccgcccgcgcgagctCAGGGATGACGACCTCGGGCCTGCCCACGCGCACCAGAAGATCCCCACCGCGCGCGCGGAGGCTCCGCCGGAGGTCGGCGACGGAGTCGAGCAGGAAGTTGGCGCGGTACGGGCCGGTGCGGTCGAACCCCGAGGGCGACTTGCCGAAGTCCCGCGGGTCAAAGACGAagacggggaggagggaggacgacgCCCCGGCCGCGGCGTGGAACGGCTCGTGGTCGTGGAGTCTGAGGTCGGCCCGGAACCAGAcgagcgtgcggcggcggcccgcggcggcgggcgcgccggACGGGAAGGAGCGGGAGAGGCCCGGCGTGGAGGCGGGCAGCGGCGAGAtgacggaggaggtggcggagttgaggcgggtggggcggcgggacggggaCTGCGCGccggaggggtggaggcagacGGCGAGCGTGGAGATTTGGGTGGGGAGGTGGATGGTGGACGGGATGGAGGCGAGTGTGGGGGCGGTCGGCGCGCGGATATTGAGGGAGAGCGAGAAGGATGCGAAGGGGAGGAGGCTGGGGTCCTCGCGCGGGTGGGCGCCGGCGTCGgagtcggaggcggcggccatggttgGTGGGATGCGAGGATGAATGGGGGGAGGTGGAACAGATTTGATGTGGATGAGGGAGTGAGGATGGGTTGGTTGGAGTTGGAGACTCGAGAGTAAG encodes the following:
- the LOC101779861 gene encoding blue-light photoreceptor PHR2 yields the protein MAAASDSDAGAHPREDPSLLPFASFSLSLNIRAPTAPTLASIPSTIHLPTQISTLAVCLHPSGAQSPSRRPTRLNSATSSVISPLPASTPGLSRSFPSGAPAAAGRRRTLVWFRADLRLHDHEPFHAAAGASSSLLPVFVFDPRDFGKSPSGFDRTGPYRANFLLDSVADLRRSLRARGGDLLVRVGRPEVVIPELARAAGAEAVYAHGEVSRDECRAEERVQKAVEKEGINVKYFWGSTLYHVEDLPFRLEDMPSNYGGFREAVKGLEVRKVLEAPEEVKCVPMKNVLEPGDIPTLAELGLTAPPAMPQDSKPAVGSTLIGGEAEALERLKKFAAECSMQPNKVDKSNTRDSIYGANFSCKISPWLATGCLSPRFMYEELKKHATRAIPSGSTPKNDDGTSDAGTNWLMFELLWRDFFRFITKKYSSVQKTSEVATGCTPTPALA